A part of Acidimicrobiales bacterium genomic DNA contains:
- a CDS encoding transketolase, with translation MPNHELAEVADLARQLRVDSIRSSTSAGSGHPTSSLSAADLIAVLAARHFRYDWQHPERPTNDHLVFSKGHASPLLYSLYRAVGVVSEEELLTTYRRFGSRLQGHPTPQLPWVDLATGSLGLGIAAAVGIASAAKHLDELDYRVYVLCGDSETAEGSVWEALDKASYYDLDNLVVMFDVNRLGQRGPTELEWDTERYAERVRAFGCEAIVIDGHDLGEIDEAFTKAGTSGKPTVIVARTKKGKGVAEIEDKEGWHGVALPPDLAEKAIAELGGVSELVITGPEPSPGTPAITPDPKAAVTLPRYELGEKVATRKAFGDALAALAARPEVVVLDAEVGNSTHAEEFMKVAPERYFQSFIAEQLMVAAAGGMAARGYVPYAATFGAFFSRAADFVRMLAISGLRVRLVGSHAGVEIGADGPSQMALEDLAIMRAIHGSSVLYPCDATSAVALTALMSDAPGIAYLRTTRGAYPVQYPSGTTFTIGGSAELRSGDGDAVTLIGAGVTTHECLEAADQLAAEGISARVVDCYSLKPIDAATLTRAVTATGGRLVVAEDHYPEGGLGEAVRTALGTFSTPLHFAHLAVRELPASGTPSELLDFAGISAFHIARAARDLIRPGS, from the coding sequence ATGCCGAACCACGAGCTCGCCGAAGTCGCCGATCTCGCCCGCCAGCTGAGGGTCGACTCGATCCGCTCTAGCACCTCGGCGGGCTCGGGCCACCCGACCTCGTCGCTGTCGGCCGCCGACCTCATCGCGGTGCTCGCCGCCCGCCACTTCCGCTACGACTGGCAGCACCCCGAGCGCCCGACCAACGACCACCTCGTCTTCTCCAAGGGCCATGCATCCCCGCTGCTCTACTCCCTGTACCGCGCCGTCGGCGTGGTGAGCGAGGAGGAGCTCCTCACCACCTACCGCCGCTTCGGGAGCCGCCTGCAGGGCCACCCCACGCCGCAGCTCCCCTGGGTCGACCTCGCCACCGGCTCGCTCGGCCTCGGCATCGCCGCGGCGGTCGGCATCGCCTCGGCGGCCAAGCACCTCGACGAACTCGACTACCGCGTCTACGTCCTGTGCGGGGACTCCGAGACGGCCGAGGGCTCGGTCTGGGAGGCCCTCGACAAGGCCTCCTACTACGACCTCGACAACCTCGTCGTGATGTTCGACGTCAACCGCCTCGGCCAGCGCGGCCCCACCGAGCTCGAGTGGGACACCGAGCGCTACGCCGAGCGGGTGCGCGCCTTCGGCTGCGAGGCGATCGTCATCGACGGCCACGACCTCGGCGAGATCGACGAGGCCTTCACCAAGGCCGGCACGAGCGGCAAGCCGACAGTGATCGTCGCCCGCACCAAGAAGGGAAAGGGCGTCGCGGAGATCGAGGACAAGGAGGGCTGGCACGGCGTCGCCCTCCCGCCCGACCTCGCCGAGAAGGCGATCGCCGAGCTCGGCGGTGTCTCCGAGCTCGTGATCACCGGCCCCGAGCCTTCGCCGGGCACGCCGGCGATCACCCCCGACCCTAAGGCCGCGGTCACGCTTCCCCGCTACGAGCTCGGCGAGAAGGTCGCGACGCGCAAGGCCTTCGGCGACGCGCTCGCCGCGCTGGCGGCTCGCCCCGAGGTCGTCGTCCTCGACGCCGAGGTCGGCAACTCGACCCACGCCGAGGAGTTCATGAAGGTCGCCCCCGAGCGCTACTTCCAGTCCTTCATCGCCGAGCAGCTGATGGTCGCCGCCGCGGGCGGGATGGCGGCGCGCGGCTACGTGCCCTACGCCGCCACCTTCGGCGCCTTCTTCTCACGGGCCGCGGACTTCGTGCGCATGCTCGCCATCTCCGGGTTGCGGGTGCGCCTGGTCGGCAGCCACGCCGGGGTCGAGATCGGCGCCGACGGCCCGAGCCAGATGGCGCTCGAGGACCTCGCGATCATGCGCGCGATCCACGGCTCGTCGGTCCTCTACCCCTGCGACGCGACCTCGGCGGTCGCCCTCACCGCGCTGATGTCCGACGCGCCCGGGATCGCCTACCTGCGCACGACGCGCGGCGCCTACCCGGTGCAGTACCCGAGCGGGACGACCTTCACCATCGGCGGCTCGGCGGAGCTGCGCTCCGGTGACGGTGACGCCGTGACCCTCATCGGCGCCGGCGTCACCACCCACGAGTGCCTCGAGGCCGCCGACCAGCTCGCCGCCGAGGGGATCTCGGCGCGCGTCGTCGACTGCTACAGCCTGAAGCCGATCGACGCCGCGACTCTCACGCGGGCGGTCACTGCGACCGGCGGGCGGCTCGTCGTCGCCGAGGACCACTACCCCGAGGGGGGCCTCGGCGAGGCCGTGCGCACCGCGCTCGGCACCTTCTCGACGCCACTGCACTTCGCGCATCTCGCGGTGCGCGAGCTCCCCGCCTCGGGGACCCCGAGCGAGCTCCTCGACTTCGCGGGGATCTCGGCCTTCCACATCGCGCGTGCCGCCCGCGACCTCATCCGCCCCGGCAGCTGA
- a CDS encoding TetR/AcrR family transcriptional regulator, which produces MTTTLPRLNRGRGASNASVESTDGRRARGERTRLRVLDALLVLVEEGELRPTAQKVAGRAGVALRTVYHHFEDVEALRRTALDLQLNRHYEMLVAIDGDEPLEARIGMVTRSLRRLFEAITPIRRATLFDEHASEEMAEGLRRSRLVRRHFLEQAFSAELSALNGERKLVLDAIDAATSWPHWHFVRSGLGRPPAAAERVLSLTLHDLLTPAGSAQHSH; this is translated from the coding sequence ATGACTACAACACTGCCCCGCCTGAACCGCGGCCGCGGCGCCTCGAACGCCAGCGTCGAGTCGACCGACGGACGGCGCGCCCGCGGCGAGCGCACCCGCCTGCGGGTCCTCGACGCCCTGCTCGTACTCGTCGAGGAGGGCGAGCTCCGCCCCACCGCCCAGAAGGTCGCGGGGCGCGCCGGTGTCGCGCTGCGCACCGTCTACCACCACTTCGAAGACGTCGAGGCGCTGCGCCGCACCGCACTCGACCTGCAGCTGAACCGCCACTACGAGATGCTCGTGGCGATCGACGGCGACGAACCCCTCGAGGCTCGCATCGGCATGGTCACCCGCTCGCTGCGGCGCCTCTTCGAGGCGATCACCCCGATCCGGCGGGCGACGCTGTTCGACGAGCACGCCTCCGAGGAGATGGCCGAGGGGCTGCGCCGCAGCCGCCTCGTGCGCCGGCACTTCCTCGAGCAGGCCTTCTCCGCGGAGCTGAGCGCGCTGAACGGCGAGCGCAAGCTGGTGCTCGACGCGATCGACGCGGCGACCTCGTGGCCGCACTGGCACTTCGTGCGCTCCGGCCTCGGGCGCCCGCCCGCCGCCGCTGAGCGCGTCCTCAGCCTCACCCTGCACGACCTGCTCACCCCCGCGGGCAGCGCCCAGCACAGTCACTGA